The Denticeps clupeoides chromosome 5, fDenClu1.1, whole genome shotgun sequence genome includes a region encoding these proteins:
- the c3ar1 gene encoding C3a anaphylatoxin chemotactic receptor → MHDSMAVHEDSSDYDQVFLYSNSTASPEESNATMVVSVIVYAVTCLVGIPGNAFVLWIAGLKMKRTVNVVWFINLALADLLCCLAVPFSIADAVMVSHWPYGNALCKIIPSIVLLNMFASVFTLTVISLDRLVLVVRPVWAQNNRSLSLAWLLCGVSWLLALSLSLPSVVQRGTVLDVFSNTTFCTFVSEEDFYSLEREVGSSWAVRVSHVFRLVFGFLLPILVISICYSLIVLRIRKSNFQSGRVFHIIVAVIVAFFACWLPYHIVGVAREYSEADMFDFDHLSVALAHFNSCLNPVLYVFMGQDFKEKVKLSLRQIFENAFSENVTRSTITTRGQTSCPTNPSEAQL, encoded by the exons ATGCA CGACAGCATGGCAGTGCATGAGGACAGCTCCGACTATGACCAGGTTTTCCTGTACAGCAACAGCACAGCATCACCAGAGGAGAGCAACGCCACTATGGTGGTGTCCGTCATAGTCTACGCAGTCACGTGTCTGGTCGGAATCCCTGGGAACGCTTTTGTCTTGTGGATTGCAGggctgaagatgaagaggacggTGAACGTTGTGTGGTTTATAAACCTGGCCTTGGCTGACCTGCTCTGCTGCCTCGCTGTTCCGTTCTCCATTGCGGACGCAGTAATGGTCTCCCACTGGCCGTACGGGAACGCGTTGTGCAAGATCATCCCCAGTATCGTGCTGCTCAACATGTTTGCCAGTGTTTTTACCCTGACCGTTATCAGTCTGGACAGACTGGTCCTGGTCGTCCGACCCGTCTGGGCTCAGAACAACCGGAGCCTTTCCCTCGCCTGGCTGCTGTGCGGGGTTTCCTGGCTCCTGGCTCTCTCGCTCAGCCTTCCCAGCGTGGTCCAGAGAGGGACTGTTTTAGATGTGTTCAGCAACACGACGTTTTGCACGTTTGTCAGTGAGGAGGACTTCTATTCTTTAGAGAGGGAGGTTGGTAGCTCGTGGGCCGTCAGAGTGAGTCATGTCTTCAGGTTGGTGTTTGGCTTCCTGCTCCCAATCTTGGTCATTTCCATTTGTTATTCCCTTATTGTCCTGAGGATCCGCAAAAGCAATTTCCAGTCCGGCCGGGTTTTTCACATAATTGTGGCAGTCATCGTTGCCTTTTTTGCTTGCTGGTTGCCGTACCATATCGTTGGTGTGGCTCGTGAGTACAGCGAAGCTGACATGTTTGACTTTGACCATCTATCTGTTGCCCTGGCACACTTCAACAGCTGCCTGAaccctgtactgtatgtcttcATGGGGCAGGACTTCAAGGAAAAGGTTAAACTGTCCTTGAGACAGATCTTTGAGAACgccttcagtgaaaatgtcACACGCTCCACTATCACCACCAGAGGCCAGACCTCATGCCCCACCAACCCCTCTGAGGCTCAGCTATAG
- the apc gene encoding adenomatous polyposis coli protein has product MAAASYDQLLKQVEALKMENSNLRQELEDNSNHLTKLETEASNMKEVLKQLQGSIEEDSNDSQGQLDFLERLKEMSLDPSSFPAVKMRSKASIQGSGSGRSADSSPSPSPMGSFSRRGTAAGPRDSAGYLEELEKERSLLMAELEKEEKEKDWYYAQLQNLTKRIDNLPLTENQFSLQTDMSRRQLEYEARQIRAAMEEQLGTCQDMEKRAQVRVSRIQQIEKDMLRIRQHLQSQPAEPEQAKNEPVGQSDGAQASGDNGVGSMAGCSQASSSRMDHEAGSDVGCGSSYSVPRRLTSHLGTKVEMVYSLLSMLGTHDKDDMSRTLLAMSSSQDSCIAMRQSGCLPLLIQLLHGNDKDSVLLGNSRGSKEARARASAALHNIIHSQPDDKRGRREIRVLHLLEQIRSYCETCWEWQESHERGVDQDKNPMPSPVDHQICPAVCVLMKLSFDEEHRHAMNELGGLQAIGELLQVDCEIYGLTSDHYSITLRRYAGMALTNLTFGDVGNKSTLCSMKGCMRAMVAQLKSESEDLQQVIASVLRNLSWRADLNSKKTLREVGSVRALMECALEVQKESTLKSVLSALWNLSAHCTENKADICAVDGALAFLVSTLTYRSQTNTLAIIESGGGILRNVSSLIATNEDHRQILRENSCLQTLLQHLKSHSLTIVSNACGTLWNLSARNAKDQESLWDMGAVSMLKNLIHSKHKMIAMGSAAALRNLMANRPAKYKDANIMSPGSSLPSLHVRKQKALFEELDAQHLSETFDNIDNLSPKASHKGKPRHKHSDYDCRSDSYSPNGVGIRSPYVNTPVLSSQSPRENRGNAAIVRPERDRSQDRDRRGVPGGYHQDPDAPKRMGIQTAAHISMVMEEVKGMHLGLDERTSGLTPDPLCVVRGHSNVYAYKPDHTGRPCPISKMEYRASSDSLNSVNSTDGYGKRGQMKPSVDSYSEDDESKCCVYRKYPADLAHKIHNANHMEDDDGDLDTPINYSLKYSDEQLNSGRQSPSQTERWARPKPLEEEMKRSDQKPPRTQSPGYPMYTENSSEGEEKLKKYQPMFVQQELPSGFRPRGPDKSSGGSSHGLNKKVNPTMCQVDDYVDDKPTNYSERYSEEEQSDEHPTNYSIQYSEDHHVEPIDYSLKYSESSSKKQVFIQKPHSKPSSTQSSIKDHLSHDSSSSVTSIKSANRPKPTHPSSQTRSGPARAVQKNTTCKTSTSNQETLQTYCVEDTPICFSRGSSLSSLSSEEDEMDSCKRNINATGNYPTMPISEKEPASTLTPDQHAAEGQTAVQYVRMKPPRHQSHVGHGDGPRHHKVVEFSCGAKSPSKSGAQTPKSPPEHDVQETPLMFSRCTSVSSLDSFESHSIASSVQSEPCSGMVSGIISPSDLPDSPGQTMPPSRSKTPPPPPPPPHPAQMKHKIKVPPHPDKRDLPPRHAAVNAAVQKVQVLPDNDTLLHFATESTPDGFSCASSLSALSLDEPYIQKDVELKIMPPVHEDDHGNEAELEHEEPKEPKSHDKPVSSVEEKGILDDSDDDDREILAACISSAMPTKSSRKDKKSASSRIPPIVARKPSQLPVYKLLPSQNRPQPPKHMSLAHGEDMPRVYCVEGTPINFSTATSLSDLTIDSPPNELVHTEGSSAHNEPLASQRRDTVPEGKSAEGKDGVSVMSPAAPAASIENEGEDILAECINSAMPKGKTHKPFRVQKMTDHPSTASASVAQQDFEKKKPTSPVKPMPQSSEYRARMLKRPEPSSNFSETTPYADKHKETLKQGHKMPNREFTDKPTSEERTRPGFAFDSPHHYTPIEGTPYCFSRNDSLSSLDFEDDDLDLSKEKAELRKEKEQRKAPTKSTHEQSMHTSRVTAFPAAPPKPLHKPPGFSQASKENAGPVPDEKQKFSIEDTPVCFSRNSSLSSLSDIDQENNNKKLQQKDDITQVEVPRPQASGYAPKAFHVEDTPVCFSRNSSLSSLSIDSEDDLLQECISSAMPKKKKQPPRNKGEDQEVIEEKNILGDGILSEEPDLILDLTDTHSPMSEQALSPDSESFDWKAIQEGANSIVSSLHQAAASLSRQGSSDSDSILSIKSGISIGSPFHLPLNQDDKPTANKGPRILKPGEKSSLEGKKKEEEVKSLKGGKKVYRSLITGKPRPSLESVYSQQKPAPPPVMSRGRTMVHVPGVRSSSPSTSPVPKKTTPRGQASKPPTHLPTSGNSPRSIKPPTKLDPSPAREHSAPQAGASKTSARSGSRETTPSRPPPQALTRPMQSPNRTSVSPGRNGLSPSSKLSQLPRTASPSTQSAKSASGRMAYTSPGRQIGQQTPPKQSGLPRSTSGIPRSESASKSLSQCGAAGHSKKAELSRMSSTKSSGSESDRSEKPGLVRQSTFIKEAPSPTLKRKLEESASFESLSPSSPSLSQSQTPVSSPSLPDMSLTLPYQGSGWRKSPQSQNSENGDGKSLRKHDVARSQSESPSRLPINRTGTWKREHSKHSSSLPRVGTWKRTGSSSSILSASSESSEKGRSEDERQPTSPGQRNSQNKEDGNPPLKGTWRKMKDTEDAADPMEAAVAGSKAEDVWVRIEDCPINNPRTGKSPTTNTPPVIDSVCKVQSSDRNPSESHQKSAANENVAARRMGSETNLNLFRSSESLDKKVTEIKPAPSNPSAAVEAHEGPVAERTPFSSSGSSKHSSPSGAVAARVSPFNYTPSPRKSSADSATPRPSQIPTPVTSATKKRDSKGDTAESGSYIVTSV; this is encoded by the exons GTGCGTGTGTCCCGGATTCAGCAGATAGAGAAGGACATGCTGAGGATCCGACAGCACCTGCAGTCTCAGCCAGCTGAGCCAGAG CAAGCGAAGAACGAGCCAGTTGGTCAGAGTGATGGGGCTCAGGCATCTGGAGATAATGGGGTTGGGAGCATGGCAGGGTGTTCTCAG GCTTCAAGCTCTCGAATGGACCATGAAGCAGGCAGTGATGTCGGCTGTGGGAGTAGTTATTCTGTTCCCCGCAGGCTAACAAGCCACCTGGGCACCAAG GTGGAGATGGTCTACTCACTCTTGTCCATGTTGGGGACCCATGATAAGGATGACATGTCTCGTACCCTGCTGGCCATGTCCAGCTCTCAGGACAGCTGTATCGCCATGCGACAGTCTGGCTGTCTGCCGCTGCTCATCCAGCTCCTCCATGGCAACGACAAGGACTCTGTTCTCCTTGGGAATTCACGTGGCAGTAAGGAAGCCCGGGCAAGGGCCAGTGCGGCTCTGCACAACATCATCCACTCCCAGCCAGACGACAAGCGTGGCCGACGGGAGATTCGTGTACTACACCTCCTCGAGCAGATCCGCTCCTATTGCGAGACCTGCTGGGAATGGCAGGAGAGCCATGAGAGAGGAGTGGACCAGGATAAAAACCCAA tgcCCTCTCCTGTGGATCACCAGATCTGCCCTGCAGTGTGTGTCCTCATGAAGCTGTCTTTTGATGAGGAGCATAGGCATGCCATGAATGAACTTG GTGGTCTTCAGGCTATTGGAGAGTTGCTTCAGGTGGACTGTGAGATTTATGGCTTAACTAGTGACCACTACAGTATTACACTAAGAAGATATGCAGGAATGGCCCTGACTAACCTTACCTTTGGAGATGTGGGCAATAAG tctACCCTTTGCTCGATGAAAGGCTGCATGAGAGCAATGGTAGCACAGCTTAAGTCAGAAAGTGAAGACTTACAGCAG GTAATTGCCAGTGTGTTAAGGAATCTGTCATGGCGTGCTGATTTGAACAGTAAAAAGACTCTAAGAGAGGTTGGAAGTGTACGGGCTCTGATGGAGTGTGCCCTTGAGGTTCAGAAG GAATCAACTCTTAAAAGTGTCCTAAGTGCTCTCTGGAACCTTTCGGCTCACTGCACTGAAAACAAGGCAGACATCTGCGCAGTTGATGGTGCCTTGGCCTTTCTGGTTAGCACTCTGACCTACCGAAGCCAAACTAACACCTTGGCCATCATAGAGAGTGGTGGGGGTATTTTGAGGAATGTTTCCAGCCTTATAGCTACAAATGAAGACCACAG gcAAATTTTGAGAGAAAACAGCTGCCTACAGACTCTGCTTCAGCACCTTAAATCACACAGTCTGACTATAGTCAGCAATGCATGCGGAACTCTTTGGAACCTTTCAGCTCGAAACGCCAAAGATCAAGAGTCACTCTGGGACATGGGTGCTGTGAGCATGCTGAAGAACCTCATTCACTccaaacacaaaatgattgCGATGGGGAGTGCTGCTGCTCTCAGGAACCTGATGGCCAACAGGCCTGCCAAGTACAAAGATGCCAACATAATGTCTCCTGGATCCAGCCTTCCCTCTCTTCATGTCCGAAAGCAGAAAGCTCTGTTTGAAGAACTGGATGCTCAGCATCTCTCTGAGACGTTTGACAACATTGACAATTTGAGTCCCAAGGCCTCTCATAAGGGCAAACCCAGACACAAGCACAGTGACTATGATTGCAGGTCTGACAGTTACAGCCCTAATGGGGTGGGTATACGTTCGCCCTACGTAAACACCCCAGTATTGTCGAGCCAATCTCCTCGGGAGAACAGAGGGAATGCGGCCATAGTCAGACCAGAGCGAGACAGGAGCCAGGACAGAGACAGGCGTGGAGTGCCTGGAGGATACCACCAAGACCCTGATGCCCCGAAGAGAATGGGGATTCAGACTGCTGCTCATATTTCCATGGTTATGGAAGAAGTCAAGGGCATGCACTTGGGTCTTGATGAGCGAACATCAGGACTGACCCCTGATCCTCTTTGTGTTGTTCGTGGCCATTCAAATGTGTATGCCTACAAGCCAGACCATACAGGCAGACCATGCCCAATATCTAAAATGGAGTACAGGGCATCCAGTGATAGCCTTAACAGTGTTAACAGCACTGATGGTTATGGAAAAAGGGGCCAGATGAAGCCTTCTGTAGACTCTTATTCTGAAGATGATGAGAGCAAATGCTGTGTTTACAGAAAGTATCCCGCTGACCTGGCTCATAAGATACACAATGCAAATCACATGGAGGATGATGATGGAGACCTTGACACGCCCATTAACTACAGTCTGAAGTATTCTGATGAGCAGCTGAACTCTGGTCGTCAGAGTCCCAGCCAAACGGAGAGGTGGGCAAGACCTAAGCCCCTAGAGGAGGAGATGAAGCGGTCTGATCAAAAACCTCCCAGGACCCAAAGCCCAGGATACCCAATGTACACAGAGAACAGCAGTGAGGGAGAGGAAAAGCTTAAGAAGTATCAGCCTATGTTTGTACAGCAGGAATTACCTAGTGGATTTCGGCCAAGGGGTCCTGATAAGAGCAGTGGTGGCTCAAGTCATGGGCTAAATAAGAAGGTTAACCCCACCATGTGTCAGGTTGATGACTATGTTGATGACAAGCCAACTAATTACAGTGAGCGGTATTCAGAGGAGGAACAGTCTGATGAGCATCCAACCAATTACAGCATACAATATAGTGAGGATCATCATGTGGAACCGATTGATTACAgtttaaaatattcagaaagTTCTTCCAAAAAGCAAGTGTTTATTCAGAAACCCCATTCAAAACCCTCTTCTACGCAAAGCTCCATTAAAGACCATTTAAGTCATGACAGTTCATCTTCTGTTACCTCCATTAAAAGTGCAAACAGGCCAAAGCCAACCCACCCTTCCTCACAGACCCGCTCTGGACCAGCACGAGCTGTTCAGAAGAACACAACTTGCAAGACCTCCACTAGTAATCAGGAGACACTACAGACATATTGTGTTGAAGACACACCCATCTGCTTCTCAAGAGGCAGCTCATTGTCATCTCTGTCGTCTGAGGAGGATGAAATGGACAGCTGCAAACGAAACATAAATGCAACTGGTAACTACCCGACCATGCCCATCTCAGAGAAAGAGCCTGCAAGCACTTTAACTCCAGACCAGCATGCTGCTGAGGGGCAGACAGCTGTGCAGTATGTCAGAATGAAGCCTCCTCGACATCAGTCTCATGTTGGACACGGAGATGGTCCCAGACATCACAAAGTGGTAGAGTTCTCATGTGGAGCAAAATCACCTTCTAAAAGCGGTGCTCAAACTCCCAAGAGTCCTCCTGAGCATGATGTTCAGGAGACTCCTCTCATGTTTAGCCGGTGCACCTCTGTCAGCTCCCTTGATAGCTTTGAGAGCCACTCCATTGCTAGCTCTGTGCAGAGTGAGCCATGCAGCGGGATGGTCAGTGGAATTATAAGCCCTAGTGATCTACCTGACAGTCCTGGACAAACAATGCCTCCAAGCCGAAGCAAgacaccaccacctccaccaccaccaccacatccagcacaaatgaaacacaaaataaaagtccctcCTCATCCAGACAAGAGAGATTTGCCTCCAAGGCATGCAGCCGTTAATGCTGCAGTTCAGAAAGTCCAGGTGCTTCCTGACAATGACACGCTCTTGCACTTTGCCACAGAGAGCACTCCGGATGGTTTTTCCTGCGCCTCAAGTCTCAGTGCTTTAAGTCTAGATGAACCTTACATTCAGAAGGATGTTGAACTCAAGATTATGCCTCCAGTTCATGAGGATGACCATGGAAATGAAGCAGAGCTTGAACACGAGGAACCAAAAGAGCCCAAGAGCCATGACAAACCTGTTTCTTCAGTTGAAGAGAAGGGCATTCTTGATGATTCTGATGATGATGACCGAGAGATTTTGGCAGCTTGCATAAGCTCAGCAATGCCTACAAAGTCATccagaaaagataaaaaatctGCCTCTTCAAGAATACCCCCAATTGTAGCTCGTAAGCCCAGTCAGCTTCCGGTTTATAAATTGCTGCCTTCACAAAACAGACCACAACCTCCAAAACACATGAGCTTGGCTCATGGGGAGGACATGCCACGGGTTTACTGTGTCGAGGGGACACCCATTAACTTCTCTACTGCTACATCACTTAGTGATCTCACAATTGATTCACCTCCAAATGAGCTGGTTCATACTGAAGGTTCTTCTGCTCACAATGAGCCACTGGCCTCTCAGAGACGAGACACTGTTCCAGAAGGTAAAAGCGCTGAGGGTAAAGATGGTGTGTCTGTTATgtctccagctgctcctgctgcctCCATTGAAAATGAGGGGGAAGACATTCTGGCTGAATGTATTAATTCTGCTATGCCAAAAGGCAAAACCCACAAGCCTTTTAGGGTGCAAAAGATGACTGATCATCCCTCAACTGCCTCAGCTAGTGTGGCTCAGCAGGACTTTGAAAAGAAGAAGCCAACATCCCCTGTCAAACCAATGCCACAGAGCAGTGAGTATCGAGCCAGAATGCTCAAGCGCCCTGAGCCATCCAGTAACTTCTCAGAAACCACTCCGTATGCCGATAAACACAAGGAAACCCTAAAACAAGGACACAAAATGCCAAACAGGGAGTTTACAGACAAGCCTACAAGTGAAGAGAGGACACGGCCAGGCTTTGCTTTTGATTCTCCACATCATTACACGCCAATTGAAGGAACACCTTACTGCTTCTCTCGCAATGATTCATTGAGTTCACTTGACTTCGAAGATGATGACCTTGACCTCTCTAAGGAAAAGGCTGAACTccggaaagaaaaagaacagagaaaagCTCCAACAAAAAGCACCCATGAACAGTCCATGCACACAAGCAGGGTTACAGCATTTCCAGCTGCCCCACCAAAGCCTTTGCACAAGCCACCAGGTTTCTCACAGGCATCCAAAGAAAATGCTGGACCAGTTCCTGATGAAAAGCAAAAATTTTCCATTGAGGACACACCTGTGTGTTTCTCAAGAAACTCCTCTCTTAGTTCACTGAGTGACATTGACCaagaaaataataacaaaaaacttCAGCAAAAGGATGACATCACTCAGGTGGAAGTCCCTAGACCACAAGCCTCTGGCTATGCACCAAAAGCCTTTCATGTGGAAGATACACCTGTCTGCTTTTCCAGAAACAGTTCCCTTAGTTCTCTTAGTATTGACTCAGAAGATGACCTTCTCCAAGAGTGCATCAGCTCAGCAatgccaaaaaagaaaaaacaacccCCAAGAAATAAAGGTGAGGACCAAGAAGTGATTGAGGAGAAGAATATTTTAGGTGATGGCATTTTATCAGAAGAACCTGATCTCATATTGGATCTCACGGATACACACAGTCCCATGTCTGAACAAGCCTTATCCCCAGACTCAGAGTCGTTTGATTGGAAAGCAATCCAAGAAGGTGCTAATTCAATTGTTAGCAGTCTGCACCAGGCAGCAGCTAGTCTCTCTAGACAAGGGTCTTCTGACTCTGATTCCATCCTTTCCATCAAATCTGGCATCTCTATTGGTTCACCTTTCCACCTTCCATTGAATCAAGATGATAAGCCTACTGCCAATAAAGGTCCACGGATATTGAAACCAGGTGAAAAGAGCAGTTTGgaagggaaaaagaaagaagaagaagtgaaaaGCCTTAAAGGGGGTAAGAAAGTCTACAGAAGTCTGATAACTGGCAAACCACGTCCCAGTCTCGAGAGCGTCTACTCTCAGCAGAAACCGGCCCCGCCTCCTGTGATGTCTAGAGGAAGGACAATGGTCCATGTTCCTGGTGTAAGGAGTAGTTCTCCCAGCACCAGTCCAGTTCCAAAAAAAACTACTCCTCGTGGTCAGGCGTCAAAACCCCCCACCCATCTACCAACCTCTGGAAACTCTCCCAGAAGCATTAAACCTCCAACAAAGTTAGATCCTAGTCCTGCAAGAGAACATTCAGCTCCTCAAGCAGGAGCTAGTAAAACCTCAGCTCGATCAGGCTCTAGAGAGACTACGCCCTCACGACCACCTCCACAGGCTTTGACCAGACCCATGCAGTCACCCAATCGGACCTCTGTGTCACCAGGACGGAACGGTTTAAGCCCTTCAAGTAAGTTGTCCCAGTTACCCCGCACTGCTTCTCCATCAACACAGTCAGCAAAGTCGGCGTCTGGCCGAATGGCGTACACCTCCCCTGGGAGGCAAATTGGCCAGCAAACACCCCCGAAACAGAGTGGTCTGCCAAGAAGCACAAGTGGGATCCCAAGGAGTGAATCTGCTTCCAAAAGTCTCAGCCAGTGTGGGGCAGCTGGCCATTCTAAAAAGGCCGAGTTGTCAAGAATGTCCTCCACAAAATCCAGCGGAAGTGAGTCAGACCGATCTGAAAAGCCTGGCCTTGTTCGTCAGTCAACATTCATCAAGGAGGCACCTAGTCCAACCCTAAAAAGGAAATTAGAGGAATCTGCCTCATTTGAATCCCTCTCTCCTTCGTCCCCAAGTCTCTCCCAGTCACAGACTCCTGTGTCCAGTCCATCTTTGCCAGATATGTCTTTAACTTTGCCTTACCAGGGTAGTGGGTGGAGAAAGTCCCCCCAAAGTCAAAACTCTGAAAATGGGGATGGGAAATCTCTCAGGAAGCATGACGTTGCTCGATCCCAGTCAGAAAGTCCTTCTAGGCTCCCTATTAACCGAACAGGAACTTGGAAAAGGGAGCACAGCAAACACTCTTCTTCTCTTCCCAGAGTGGGCACCTGGAAACGTACTGGCAGCTCATCCTCCATCCTTTCAGCTTCGTCCGAGTCGAGCGAAAAGGGCAGAAGTGAAGATGAACGACAGCCCACAAGTCCTGGCCAAagaaattcacaaaataaagaGGATGGCAACCCTCCTTTGAAAGGAAcgtggaggaagatgaaggaTACAGAAGATGCAGCAGATCCTATGGAGGCTGCAGTGGCTGGGTCAAAAGCTGAGGATGTGTGGGTGAGAATTGAGGACTGTCCAATAAATAACCCCAGGACTGGAAAGTCACCGACCACAAACACCCCACCCGTCATCGATTCTGTTTGCAAAGTGCAATCTTCTGACCGTAATCCAAGTGAAAGTCACCAAAAGTCTGCAGCGAATGAAAATGTTGCGGCGCGCCGCATGGGTTCAGAAACCAATCTCAATTTGTTCAGGAGCAGCGAGAGCCTTGATAAAAAAGTGACTGAAATCAAACCGGCCCCAAGCAACCCCAGCGCCGCTGTCGAGGCCCATGAAGGTCCGGTCGCTGAACGCACCCCCTTCAGCTCATCTGGCTCCAGCAAACACAGTTCTCCCAGCGGTGCCGTGGCAGCCCGAGTAAGCCCCTTCAATTACACGCCGAGTCCCAGGAAGAGCAGCGCTGACAGCGCCACACCCCGGCCTTCTCAAATTCCCACTCCCGTGACCAGCGCAACAAAGAAGAGAGACTCGAAAGGTGACACTGCTGAGAGTGGCTCCTATATTGTGACCTCGGTGTAA